From Streptomyces sp. NBC_01460, a single genomic window includes:
- a CDS encoding class F sortase, with amino-acid sequence MDRTALRARAWLAGIVALCGVWLVHNGVAVRTVAPQPSRAEAFAAGPEVRPGTPVAEPLRSSAPVRIRIPGIGVDAPMTGLGLDAAGALDTPPAGNRNLAGWYEDGTPPGARGTAIVAGHVDNAEGPAVFYALGSLKKGAAVEIDRGDGRTAVFSVDAVEVYEKDEFPDKRVYGATPHASLRLITCGGGFTRETGYLGNVVAYAHLTQVR; translated from the coding sequence GTGGACAGGACGGCACTGAGGGCCCGGGCCTGGCTGGCCGGCATCGTCGCGCTGTGCGGGGTGTGGCTGGTCCACAACGGCGTGGCCGTCCGGACCGTCGCCCCCCAGCCGTCGAGGGCCGAGGCCTTCGCGGCGGGCCCCGAGGTACGGCCGGGCACACCGGTCGCCGAGCCGCTGCGTTCCTCCGCGCCGGTCAGGATCCGCATCCCGGGCATCGGCGTGGACGCGCCCATGACGGGTCTCGGACTGGACGCGGCGGGCGCCCTCGACACACCGCCCGCCGGGAACCGGAACCTCGCGGGCTGGTACGAGGACGGCACCCCGCCCGGGGCCAGGGGCACCGCGATAGTCGCCGGGCACGTCGACAACGCCGAGGGACCGGCGGTCTTCTACGCCCTCGGGTCCCTGAAGAAGGGGGCCGCGGTCGAGATCGACCGCGGGGACGGCCGTACCGCCGTCTTCTCGGTCGACGCGGTCGAGGTGTACGAGAAGGACGAGTTCCCCGACAAGCGGGTCTACGGCGCCACCCCGCACGCCTCGCTCCGGCTGATCACCTGCGGCGGCGGCTTCACCCGGGAGACGGGCTACCTGGGCAACGTGGTGGCGTACGCCCACCTCACCCAGGTGCGCTGA
- a CDS encoding sulfite exporter TauE/SafE family protein, producing the protein MPEITLTTLVLLCLAAAAAGWIDAVVGGGGLLLLPALLLGLPHVPAAHVLGTNKAVAIVGTSGAAVTYVRKAPVRVGTAVRIGLMALAGSMTGAFYAAGISSDVLRPVIMVVLLAVAAFVMLRPSFGTAAAGDGTDKKVTRARTVTAIVLVGGGIGFYDGLFGPGTGTFLVLALTAVLHLDLVTASATAKIVNVCTNAGALAMFAYQGTVLWQLAALMAVFNLAGGMFGARMALRKGSDFVRGVLLVVVFSLVAKLGFDQWTA; encoded by the coding sequence ATGCCTGAGATCACCCTCACCACCCTGGTCCTCCTCTGTCTGGCCGCCGCCGCGGCCGGCTGGATCGACGCGGTGGTGGGCGGCGGTGGGCTGCTCCTGCTGCCCGCCCTGCTGCTGGGACTGCCGCACGTCCCGGCCGCGCACGTGCTCGGCACCAACAAGGCCGTCGCCATCGTCGGCACGTCGGGCGCCGCCGTGACCTATGTGCGCAAGGCGCCGGTCCGGGTGGGCACCGCGGTGCGGATCGGGCTCATGGCGCTCGCCGGATCGATGACCGGCGCCTTCTACGCGGCGGGGATCAGCAGCGACGTGCTGCGCCCGGTGATCATGGTGGTGCTGCTCGCCGTCGCGGCCTTCGTGATGCTGAGGCCGTCCTTCGGCACCGCGGCGGCCGGCGACGGCACGGACAAGAAGGTCACCCGTGCCCGCACGGTCACCGCGATCGTTCTGGTCGGCGGCGGTATCGGCTTCTACGACGGGCTGTTCGGGCCCGGCACCGGAACCTTCCTGGTGCTGGCGCTCACGGCCGTGCTCCACCTGGACCTGGTCACCGCCTCCGCCACCGCCAAGATCGTGAACGTCTGCACCAACGCGGGCGCGCTGGCGATGTTCGCCTACCAGGGGACCGTGCTGTGGCAGCTGGCCGCGCTGATGGCCGTATTCAATCTGGCGGGCGGGATGTTCGGGGCGCGGATGGCTCTCAGGAAGGGCAGTGACTTCGTCCGCGGGGTCCTGCTGGTCGTGGTGTTCTCGCTGGTCGCCAAGCTCGGGTTCGACCAGTGGACGGCCTGA
- a CDS encoding NAD(P)/FAD-dependent oxidoreductase: protein MRTQTENAARVVVIGAGMAGARLAARVPGVTVIGEEAHAPYNRVLLAEVLAGRYEPDVIALPPAEVRRGVRVVRIDRAERRVLCDDGVVVGYERLVLATGSNPVLPPLRGLGHLLPDGVHPFRTLDDCLALRAAVRPGVRAVVIGGGLLGVSAARALAECGAQVVLAQQGEHLMERQLDAEAAGMLRRHLEALGVEVHTECRVRGLRCTDGAAPAVRAVELADGYELEAEITVLACGVRPRTGLAQAAGLEVRKGVVVDDELRTSDPYIHAVGDCAEHAGTVYGLAGAALEQADVLAEVLAGRPARYEGTRALTRLTLRSPSAAPVADGAAGSLDLAAFGDSRPMPGDDVIRLADATRGAYRTVVVRGDRLAGGVLFGDLAAVGTLARTWQDDDPLPADMSLLHLLTNDGGF, encoded by the coding sequence ATGAGGACACAGACGGAGAACGCGGCACGGGTGGTGGTGATCGGCGCCGGGATGGCGGGCGCGCGGCTCGCCGCCCGGGTCCCCGGTGTCACCGTCATCGGCGAGGAGGCCCACGCACCGTACAACCGGGTGCTGCTGGCCGAGGTGCTCGCCGGCCGGTACGAGCCGGACGTCATCGCGCTGCCGCCCGCCGAGGTGCGGCGCGGGGTGCGTGTCGTCCGGATCGACCGGGCGGAGCGCCGGGTGCTCTGCGACGACGGCGTCGTCGTCGGGTACGAGCGCCTGGTGCTGGCCACCGGCTCCAACCCGGTGCTGCCGCCGCTGCGGGGTCTCGGCCACCTGCTGCCGGACGGGGTGCATCCCTTCCGCACCCTCGACGACTGCCTGGCCCTGCGCGCCGCCGTACGCCCCGGCGTACGGGCCGTCGTCATCGGCGGCGGACTCCTCGGGGTGTCGGCCGCCCGCGCGCTGGCCGAGTGCGGCGCCCAGGTGGTGCTGGCCCAGCAGGGCGAGCACCTCATGGAGCGGCAGCTGGACGCCGAGGCGGCCGGGATGTTGCGCCGCCACCTGGAGGCCCTGGGCGTCGAGGTGCACACCGAGTGCCGGGTGCGCGGGCTGCGCTGCACCGACGGGGCCGCACCCGCCGTGCGGGCGGTGGAACTCGCCGACGGCTACGAGCTGGAGGCCGAGATCACCGTGCTGGCCTGCGGGGTCCGCCCCCGGACCGGGCTGGCCCAGGCCGCCGGGCTCGAGGTACGCAAGGGCGTCGTCGTGGACGACGAGCTGCGCACCTCGGACCCGTACATCCACGCCGTCGGCGACTGCGCCGAACACGCGGGGACGGTCTACGGGCTGGCGGGCGCCGCGCTCGAACAGGCCGACGTGCTGGCCGAGGTGCTGGCCGGGCGGCCCGCGCGCTACGAGGGGACCCGGGCCCTGACCCGGCTCACCCTGCGCTCGCCCTCCGCCGCCCCCGTCGCCGACGGGGCCGCCGGGAGCCTCGACCTGGCCGCCTTCGGCGACTCCCGCCCGATGCCCGGCGACGACGTGATCCGGCTGGCGGACGCCACCCGGGGCGCGTACCGCACGGTCGTCGTCCGGGGCGACCGGCTGGCGGGCGGGGTGCTCTTCGGCGACCTCGCCGCGGTCGGCACCCTCGCCCGGACCTGGCAGGACGACGACCCCCTCCCCGCCGACATGTCCCTGCTCCACCTGCTCACCAACGACGGAGGCTTCTGA
- the nirB gene encoding nitrite reductase large subunit NirB, giving the protein MPVSTPPTAPTAGVPTIVVVGHGMVGQRFLEALADHGLTATAGTARVVVLCEEPRPAYDRVHLTSYFSGKTPEDLSLVEAGFMERHGIELRVGDPAESVDREARTVTARSGETFSYDTLVLATGSYPFVPPVPGKDAEGCFVYRTIEDLRAIEEFAKNAKTGAVVGGGLLGLEAAGALKGLGLETHVVEFAPRLMPVQVDDGGGAALLRTIENMGLSVHTGVGTQEVTAGEDGRVDGMALSDGSSLATDLVVFSAGVRPRDQLARDCGLAVGPRGGIIVDEECRTSDSDVFAIGECALASDGRVYGLVAPGYEMARAVADVIAGNQASFTGADLSTKLKLLGVDVASFGDAHGAAEGCLDVVYADSRSGVYKKLVIGQDGTLLGGVLVGDADQYGTLRPMTGTILPVAPEQLVLPAGAGGPVTLGPSSLPDEAVICSCHNVTKGTICEHTTLPEVKKCTKAGTGCGSCVKVIGQLLPQSEDQGLCGCFEYTRSELYEIVRTLGATTYAALLDSHGREAARGGDGCEVCKPTVGSIIASLAPTLGASGYVLDGEQAALQDTNDHFLANLQRNGSYSIVPRIPGGEITPEKLIVIGEVARDFGLYTKITGGQRIDLFGARVDQLPLIWTRLVDAGFESGHAYGKSLRTVKSCVGQTWCRYGVQDSVKLAIDLELRYRGLRSPHKLKSAVSGCARECAEARGKDFGIIATAQGWNLYVGGNGGATPRHADLLAQDLSDAELVRLIDRFLMFYIRTADRLERTSTWLDRIEGGLDHVRDVVVHDSLGLCDELERLMADHVAGYRDEWAETINDPERLRRFVTFVNAPDAPDPSVKFVPERDQVKPDLDILAGPVLAIRTLEGTPS; this is encoded by the coding sequence ATGCCGGTGTCCACTCCCCCGACCGCCCCCACCGCAGGCGTGCCGACGATCGTGGTCGTCGGGCACGGCATGGTCGGACAGCGGTTCCTGGAGGCGCTCGCCGACCACGGTCTGACCGCCACCGCCGGCACCGCCCGTGTCGTCGTGCTCTGCGAGGAGCCCCGCCCCGCGTACGACCGGGTCCACCTGACCTCGTACTTCTCCGGGAAGACCCCGGAGGACCTCTCGCTCGTCGAGGCCGGCTTCATGGAGCGCCACGGGATCGAGCTGCGCGTCGGCGACCCGGCGGAGAGCGTCGACCGTGAGGCGCGCACCGTCACCGCGCGCTCCGGGGAGACCTTCTCCTACGACACGCTGGTCCTGGCCACCGGCTCGTACCCGTTCGTGCCGCCGGTCCCCGGCAAGGACGCCGAGGGCTGCTTCGTCTACCGCACCATCGAGGACCTCCGCGCGATCGAGGAGTTCGCGAAGAACGCGAAGACCGGCGCGGTCGTCGGCGGCGGGCTGCTCGGACTGGAGGCGGCGGGCGCACTGAAGGGGCTCGGACTCGAGACCCACGTCGTCGAGTTCGCCCCCCGGCTGATGCCGGTCCAGGTCGACGACGGCGGCGGCGCCGCGCTGCTGCGCACCATCGAGAACATGGGCCTCTCGGTCCACACGGGTGTGGGCACCCAGGAGGTGACCGCGGGCGAGGACGGCCGGGTCGACGGCATGGCGCTCTCGGACGGCTCCTCGCTCGCCACCGACCTCGTCGTCTTCTCTGCGGGTGTGCGCCCCCGGGACCAGCTCGCCCGCGACTGCGGCCTGGCGGTCGGCCCGCGCGGCGGCATCATCGTCGACGAGGAGTGCCGCACCTCCGACAGCGACGTCTTCGCGATCGGCGAGTGCGCGCTGGCCTCGGACGGCCGGGTCTACGGACTGGTGGCCCCGGGCTACGAGATGGCACGGGCGGTCGCCGACGTGATCGCCGGCAACCAGGCCTCCTTCACCGGAGCCGACCTCTCCACGAAGCTGAAGCTGCTCGGCGTGGACGTCGCGTCCTTCGGTGACGCGCACGGCGCGGCCGAGGGCTGTCTCGACGTCGTCTACGCGGACTCCCGCTCGGGCGTCTACAAGAAGCTGGTGATCGGCCAGGACGGCACCCTGCTCGGCGGGGTCCTGGTGGGCGACGCCGACCAGTACGGCACGCTGCGCCCCATGACGGGCACGATCCTGCCGGTCGCCCCGGAGCAGTTGGTGCTGCCGGCCGGTGCGGGCGGTCCCGTCACCCTCGGCCCGTCCTCGCTGCCCGACGAAGCCGTGATCTGCTCCTGCCACAACGTCACCAAGGGCACGATCTGCGAGCACACCACGCTCCCCGAGGTGAAGAAGTGCACCAAGGCCGGTACGGGCTGCGGGAGTTGCGTCAAGGTCATCGGGCAGCTGCTGCCCCAGTCGGAGGACCAGGGGCTGTGCGGCTGCTTCGAGTACACCCGCAGCGAGCTGTACGAGATCGTCCGCACCCTCGGCGCCACGACGTACGCCGCCCTCCTCGACTCGCACGGCCGTGAGGCGGCCCGCGGCGGCGACGGCTGCGAGGTCTGCAAGCCCACGGTCGGTTCGATCATCGCCTCGCTGGCCCCGACGCTCGGCGCCAGCGGTTATGTCCTGGACGGCGAGCAGGCGGCCCTCCAGGACACCAACGACCACTTCCTGGCCAACCTCCAGCGCAACGGCTCGTACTCCATCGTGCCGCGCATCCCCGGGGGTGAGATCACCCCGGAGAAGCTGATCGTGATCGGCGAGGTGGCCCGGGACTTCGGCCTGTACACGAAGATCACCGGCGGACAGCGGATCGACCTGTTCGGCGCCCGCGTCGACCAGCTGCCGCTGATCTGGACCCGCCTGGTGGACGCCGGCTTCGAGTCCGGGCACGCCTACGGGAAGTCGCTGCGCACGGTCAAGTCCTGTGTGGGGCAGACCTGGTGCCGCTACGGCGTCCAGGACTCGGTCAAGCTGGCCATCGACCTGGAGCTGCGCTACCGGGGGCTGCGCTCCCCGCACAAGCTGAAGTCGGCGGTCTCGGGCTGCGCCCGGGAGTGCGCGGAGGCCCGCGGCAAGGACTTCGGGATCATCGCCACGGCCCAGGGCTGGAACCTCTACGTCGGCGGCAACGGCGGAGCCACGCCGCGCCACGCGGACCTCCTCGCCCAGGACCTCTCCGACGCCGAACTGGTGCGTCTCATCGACCGGTTCCTGATGTTCTACATCCGCACGGCGGACCGGCTGGAGCGCACCTCGACCTGGCTCGACCGGATCGAGGGCGGCCTGGACCACGTGCGTGACGTCGTCGTCCACGACTCGCTGGGTCTCTGCGACGAGTTGGAGCGGCTGATGGCCGACCACGTCGCCGGCTACCGCGACGAGTGGGCCGAGACCATCAACGACCCGGAGCGGCTCCGCCGCTTCGTCACCTTCGTGAACGCCCCCGACGCCCCCGACCCCTCGGTCAAGTTCGTCCCGGAGCGCGACCAGGTCAAGCCCGACCTGGACATCCTCGCGGGCCCGGTGCTCGCCATCCGTACCCTTGAAGGGACCCCTTCCTGA
- the nirD gene encoding nitrite reductase small subunit NirD — MTTQTIGTAQDTRSIQLADGDGWLTVCDRSLLTPGRGVAALLPDGRQVALFVDRAGRAYAIDNRDPFTGAYVLSRGLVGSVGGRPFVASPLLKQRFDLETGACLDDDDVTVPVFTVRAE; from the coding sequence ATGACGACCCAGACGATCGGAACGGCGCAGGACACCCGGTCGATCCAGCTCGCGGACGGGGACGGCTGGCTCACGGTCTGCGACCGCTCGCTGCTGACCCCGGGGCGCGGTGTGGCGGCGCTCCTCCCGGACGGCCGGCAGGTCGCACTGTTCGTGGACCGGGCGGGGCGCGCGTACGCGATCGACAACCGGGACCCGTTCACCGGTGCGTACGTCCTCTCCCGCGGCCTGGTCGGCTCCGTCGGGGGGCGGCCGTTCGTCGCGTCGCCGCTGCTGAAGCAGCGCTTCGACCTGGAGACGGGCGCCTGCCTGGACGACGACGACGTCACCGTGCCGGTCTTCACGGTCCGCGCGGAGTGA
- a CDS encoding VOC family protein has protein sequence MPQPQMIFVNLPVKDLGTTKDFFGKLGFGFNPQFSDETTACLVISDTIFAMLISEPRFKEFTKKEIADSSRTTEVLIALSAESREKVDELADAALANGGSPANDPMDEGFMYGRSFQDPDHHIWEVVWMDPAAVQGQA, from the coding sequence ATGCCTCAGCCTCAGATGATCTTCGTGAACCTGCCGGTCAAGGACCTCGGGACGACGAAGGACTTCTTCGGGAAGCTCGGGTTCGGCTTCAACCCGCAGTTCAGCGACGAGACGACCGCCTGTCTCGTCATCAGCGACACCATCTTCGCCATGCTCATCAGTGAGCCCCGCTTCAAGGAGTTCACCAAGAAGGAGATCGCCGACTCCTCCAGAACGACCGAGGTCCTCATCGCCCTGAGCGCGGAGAGCCGCGAGAAGGTCGACGAGCTGGCCGACGCCGCGCTCGCCAACGGCGGGTCGCCCGCCAACGACCCCATGGACGAGGGCTTCATGTACGGCCGCTCCTTCCAGGACCCCGACCACCACATCTGGGAGGTCGTCTGGATGGACCCGGCCGCGGTCCAGGGCCAGGCCTGA
- a CDS encoding ArsR/SmtB family transcription factor yields MLRIHVSGVDLSRVRMATRPDAMWETVLSLHRLRDRRGSTVFGKWRKESRNRLNGETRLLSAVVPPRGYFPDFLTPSGGAAEPFGLDAGMEALRDTPADRIREEIALLPGDRTPARRPSGGHASGSALPEALAEGRTEPLGRLISSLRAYHRAAVEPYWPHIRASIEADRAVRGRALLDGGADELLATLPPMIRWRAPVLEADYPVDRELRLDGRGLLLQPSFFCRGTPVVYRDPRLPPVLVYPVTHPGAPVFAEPGPWLGRLVGHTRSAVLRSIDNGCTTSELARRTGVSLASASQHACVLREAGLVRTLRHGSSVLHTLTPLGAALLRGGAPLPVP; encoded by the coding sequence GTGCTGCGTATCCATGTGTCCGGAGTGGACCTTTCGCGCGTGCGGATGGCCACGAGGCCGGACGCGATGTGGGAGACCGTTCTCAGTCTTCACCGACTGAGGGACCGGCGGGGTTCCACGGTGTTCGGAAAATGGCGGAAGGAATCCCGTAATCGGTTGAACGGTGAAACGCGTCTGCTGTCGGCGGTCGTCCCGCCCCGAGGCTATTTCCCCGACTTCCTGACCCCTTCCGGAGGAGCCGCCGAGCCATTCGGGCTCGACGCCGGAATGGAAGCACTGCGCGACACACCCGCGGACCGCATCCGTGAGGAGATCGCCCTGCTGCCCGGTGACCGCACCCCCGCGCGCCGGCCGTCCGGCGGGCACGCATCGGGCAGCGCCCTGCCGGAGGCGCTCGCCGAGGGGCGTACGGAGCCGCTGGGGCGCCTCATCTCCTCCCTGCGCGCCTACCACCGCGCCGCCGTCGAGCCGTACTGGCCGCACATCCGGGCGAGCATCGAGGCCGACCGTGCCGTCCGGGGCCGCGCCCTGCTGGACGGCGGGGCGGACGAACTGCTGGCCACCCTCCCGCCGATGATCCGCTGGCGCGCCCCCGTCCTGGAGGCGGACTACCCCGTCGACCGGGAGCTGCGCCTCGACGGGCGGGGCCTGCTCCTCCAGCCGTCGTTCTTCTGCCGGGGCACCCCCGTCGTCTACCGCGACCCCCGCCTCCCGCCGGTCCTCGTCTACCCGGTCACCCACCCCGGCGCGCCGGTCTTCGCGGAGCCCGGACCCTGGCTCGGGCGGCTCGTGGGCCACACCCGCTCCGCGGTCCTGCGGTCCATAGACAACGGCTGCACGACGAGTGAACTGGCCCGCAGGACCGGGGTGTCCCTCGCGTCCGCGAGCCAGCACGCCTGCGTGCTGCGCGAGGCCGGTCTGGTCCGGACCCTGCGCCACGGAAGCTCCGTCCTGCACACGCTGACCCCGCTGGGCGCCGCCCTGCTCAGGGGCGGCGCCCCGCTGCCGGTGCCCTGA
- the ppdK gene encoding pyruvate, phosphate dikinase, translated as MSENKDPQKFVYDFTEGNKDLKDLLGGKGANLAEMTNLGLPVPPGFTITTEACKVYLDSGDSPAELRDEVSAHLTALERRMGKNLGQADDPLLVSVRSGAKFSMPGMMDTVLNIGLSDASVVGLTAQAGDERFAWDSYRRLIQMFGKTVLGVDGDLFEEALEAAKEAKGVTVDVDLDAADLKKLVKQFKKIVTRDAGRDFPQDPREQMDLAINAVFHSWNTDRAKLYRRQERIPGDLGTAVNICSMVFGNLGPDSGTGVAFTRDPASGHQGVYGDYLQNAQGEDVVAGIRNTVPLAELESIDKASYDQLMKIMETLETHYKDLCDIEFTIERGQLWMLQTRVGKRTAGAAFRIATQLVDQGLIDEAEALQRVNGAQLAQLMFPRFDHGAASVLLGRGIAASPGAAVGKAVFDSYTAVKWSRSGEKVILIRRETNPDDLDGMIAAEGILTSRGGKTSHAAVVARGMGKTCVCGAEEIEVDTKRRRLTVGDTVVEEGDLVSVDGSTGKVYLGEVPVVPSPVVEYFEGRMHAGADDADELVAAVHRIMAYADRVRRLRVRANADNAEDASRARRFGAQGIGLCRTEHMFLGERREMVEKLILADTDDEREAALDALLPLQKADFIELFESMDGLPVTVRLLDPPLHEFLPDITELSVRVALAESRKDANENDLRLLQAVHKLHEQNPMLGLRGVRLGLVIPGLFAMQVRAIAEAAAQRKNAKGDPRAEIMIPLVGTVQELEIVREEADRVIAEVEAATGTELKLSIGTMIELPRAALTAGQIAEAAEFFSFGTNDLTQTVWGFSRDDVEASFFTAYLEKGIFGVSPFETIDKDGVGALVRSAVEAGRATRPDLKLGICGEHGGDPESVHFFHEVGLDYVSCSPFRIPVARLEAGRAAAESRGSDSR; from the coding sequence GTGTCGGAAAACAAAGATCCCCAGAAGTTCGTCTACGACTTCACCGAGGGCAACAAGGATCTGAAAGATCTTCTGGGCGGCAAGGGCGCCAACCTCGCCGAGATGACCAACCTCGGGCTGCCCGTCCCTCCGGGCTTCACCATCACCACCGAGGCCTGCAAGGTCTACCTCGACAGCGGTGACTCACCGGCCGAGCTGCGCGACGAGGTCAGCGCGCACCTCACGGCGCTCGAGCGGCGCATGGGCAAGAACCTCGGCCAGGCGGACGACCCGCTGCTGGTCTCCGTCCGCTCCGGCGCGAAGTTCTCGATGCCCGGCATGATGGACACGGTCCTCAACATCGGCCTCTCCGACGCCTCGGTCGTCGGCCTCACCGCCCAGGCGGGCGACGAGCGCTTCGCCTGGGACTCCTACCGCCGCCTCATCCAGATGTTCGGCAAGACGGTGCTCGGGGTCGACGGCGACCTCTTCGAGGAGGCCCTGGAGGCCGCGAAGGAGGCCAAGGGCGTCACGGTCGACGTGGACCTCGACGCGGCCGACCTGAAGAAGCTGGTCAAGCAGTTCAAGAAGATCGTGACCCGGGACGCCGGGCGGGACTTCCCGCAGGACCCGCGCGAGCAGATGGACCTGGCCATAAACGCGGTCTTCCACTCGTGGAACACCGACCGTGCCAAGCTCTACCGCCGCCAGGAGCGCATCCCCGGCGACCTCGGCACGGCCGTCAACATCTGTTCGATGGTCTTCGGCAACCTCGGCCCGGACTCCGGCACGGGCGTCGCCTTCACCCGCGACCCGGCCAGCGGCCACCAGGGCGTCTACGGCGACTACCTCCAGAACGCGCAGGGCGAGGACGTCGTCGCGGGCATCCGCAACACCGTGCCGCTCGCCGAGCTGGAGTCGATCGACAAGGCGTCGTACGACCAGCTTATGAAGATCATGGAGACGCTGGAGACCCACTACAAGGATCTCTGCGACATCGAGTTCACCATCGAGCGCGGTCAGCTCTGGATGCTCCAGACCCGGGTCGGCAAGCGCACCGCCGGTGCCGCCTTCCGCATCGCCACCCAGCTCGTCGACCAGGGGCTCATCGACGAGGCCGAGGCGCTCCAGCGGGTCAACGGCGCCCAGCTCGCGCAGCTGATGTTCCCGCGCTTCGACCACGGTGCCGCCAGCGTGCTGCTGGGCCGGGGCATCGCCGCGTCGCCGGGCGCGGCCGTGGGCAAGGCCGTCTTCGACTCGTACACCGCCGTCAAGTGGTCGCGTTCGGGTGAGAAGGTCATCCTCATCCGCCGGGAGACCAACCCCGACGACCTCGACGGCATGATCGCCGCCGAGGGCATCCTGACCTCGCGCGGCGGCAAGACCTCGCACGCCGCCGTCGTCGCCCGCGGCATGGGCAAGACCTGCGTCTGCGGCGCCGAGGAGATCGAGGTCGACACCAAGCGCCGTCGGCTCACGGTCGGCGACACGGTCGTGGAGGAGGGCGACCTCGTCTCCGTCGACGGCTCCACGGGCAAGGTGTACCTCGGCGAGGTGCCCGTCGTCCCGTCGCCGGTCGTCGAGTACTTCGAGGGCCGCATGCACGCGGGCGCCGACGACGCCGACGAGCTCGTCGCCGCCGTGCACCGCATCATGGCGTACGCCGACCGGGTACGCCGGCTGCGCGTACGCGCGAACGCGGACAACGCCGAGGACGCCTCGCGGGCCCGTCGCTTCGGCGCCCAGGGCATCGGGCTGTGCCGGACCGAGCACATGTTCCTCGGTGAGCGCCGCGAGATGGTCGAGAAGCTGATCCTCGCGGACACCGACGACGAGCGTGAGGCGGCGCTGGACGCGCTGCTGCCGCTCCAGAAGGCCGACTTCATCGAGCTGTTCGAGTCGATGGACGGGCTGCCCGTCACCGTCCGGCTGCTCGACCCGCCGCTGCACGAGTTCCTGCCCGACATCACCGAGCTCTCCGTGCGGGTGGCGCTCGCCGAGTCCCGCAAGGACGCCAACGAGAACGACCTGCGCCTGCTGCAGGCCGTGCACAAGCTCCACGAGCAGAACCCGATGCTGGGGCTGCGCGGGGTCCGTCTGGGCCTGGTCATCCCGGGCCTGTTCGCCATGCAGGTCCGCGCCATCGCGGAGGCCGCGGCGCAGCGCAAGAACGCCAAGGGCGACCCGCGCGCCGAGATCATGATTCCGCTCGTCGGCACGGTCCAGGAGCTGGAGATCGTCCGCGAGGAGGCCGACCGGGTCATCGCGGAGGTCGAGGCGGCCACCGGCACCGAGCTGAAGCTGTCCATCGGCACGATGATCGAGCTGCCGCGGGCCGCGCTGACCGCCGGTCAGATCGCCGAGGCCGCGGAGTTCTTCTCCTTCGGCACGAACGACCTCACGCAGACGGTGTGGGGCTTCTCCCGCGACGACGTGGAGGCCTCCTTCTTCACCGCGTACCTGGAGAAGGGCATCTTCGGGGTGTCGCCGTTCGAGACGATCGACAAGGACGGCGTCGGCGCCCTCGTGCGCAGTGCGGTGGAGGCGGGCCGGGCCACCCGTCCGGACCTCAAGCTCGGTATCTGCGGCGAGCACGGCGGGGATCCGGAGTCGGTGCACTTCTTCCACGAGGTGGGCCTCGACTACGTCTCCTGCTCGCCGTTCCGCATTCCGGTCGCACGGCTGGAAGCGGGCCGCGCCGCAGCCGAATCGCGGGGCAGCGACAGCCGCTGA